The genomic segment GCGCTTTGAAGTAAGTTGGTTTGAGAACTTTGCTTAACAAAATCATCGTGTTCTTGAGCAGAGATTCCGATTTTATAAGTGTACATTAGTTTAAAACCCACTCTCTAATAGCGTATGCAACGCCTGATTCGTCATTTGATTTGGTAATGTATTTGGCGATTTTTTTCAGTTCATCAGTCCCATTTTCCATTACAACAGGATTTCCAACGACTTCTAGCATAGAACGATCATTTTCTTCGTCACCAATCGCCATAGTCTCCTCTTTTGTCAATCCTAATTTTTCTGCTAGATGCACGACTGCAGCTCCTTTGTTGACAGTTTTTTTGACAATTTCTAAGTAAAAAGGTGCAGATTTTACGAGTGTGTATTTATCGTACAATTCTTTAGGAAGTTTCGTGATTGCTTGATCCAAAATTTCTGGTTCGTCAATATACATGATTTTAACGATTTCTTTATCTATCATTTCCTCTGGAGTGCGGTAGTAGACTGGCATATTAACTAACCCAGCTTCGTAAACAGTATATTTTCCAATGTTACGGTTAGCAGTATAAATGCCGTCCTTGGTGATAGCGTGCATATGAACTCCTAGCTTGCGGCTGAGGCATTCGATGTCCAGATAATCCTCATAAGACAGGGGTTCTTTGATATATTCTTCCCCTGTGACTGTATCTTGAACCAGCCCGCCATTGAAGGTAATGACATAATTACCTGGCTCATTTAGATGTAATTCTTCGAGCAAAGTTCTCACTCCTGGAATGGGGCGTCCGGTTGCAATGACAATCTTTACTCCAGCAGCTTTGGCATCTTGTACAGCAGAAAAAACTTCTGGTGTGACTTCTCTTTTGGTGTTTAATAAGGTTCCGTCAATATCAACGGCAACTAGTTTAATACTCATGTTTGTGTGCTTCTCCATAGATAAATTGGTCATTTTTGATATACGACAAGAAAGTTTTGCTATTTTCGCTAAAAAGTCCAGCATCTTTCAGCATCTCTTTTGGGAAATAGAAACGATTGTCTCCATGTCTTGTGCCTGCTAACGATTCAACAATGGGCGACAAAGTGGATAATTCAGCAAGATTGCCATCTTTTTGCACAATTTCAATCTGCGTTCGCGGATTTTCTACATGTGGTCGATAGAAATCATACGGCAAGTCAAAATTACGATGAATGGCCGTGTAGTAGTCAGGGTTAAAGCCGACTTCTGCAACTAAATTCCGCATGATATTCAGATATTTTTCATTTTTTTCAGAGAAAATAATGGATTTAAAGACCTTACGGTTGATGAAACGCTGTGCTAAATCAGATAAAATCGTATCAGGACTCGTCATCCAAACTTGGAAATAGGTGTTCATCACACCGTCATCCAATGCTAAATAATCTTTCAAAGTCACTCTTTTTTCAAAGAAAGGAATAAGGTTGGGAGAAGAAAGCAAAAAATAGTCTTTCTGCTTTTCATAGAGAAATTTAGCTCGTTTGAGTAAATTCTGTAAGAGTACCTCCATCGCACGACTAGCTGGATGGAAATAGACCTGCATATACATTTGATAACGACTGACGACATAATCTTCTACAGCATGCATGCCGTTGCGCTTAAAAGCAATGCCATTTTTGACAGGACAAATAACGCGCAAAATCCGTGTTAAGTCAAATTGTCCATAAGAAGCACCTGTATAGTAGGAATCTCGCAAGAGATAATCCATACGATCCACATCGATTTGACTGGAAATCAACTGAACAACCTGTTTATTAGGATAAGTATGGTTGATAACACTGGCTACTTTTTCTGGAAAATCAGGTGAAACTTGAACCAGCACTTGGTTAATCTCTGTTTCAGGGCTCGTGATAATCTGGCGTGTAATTTCTTCATGGTCGGTATCAAATAAACGCTCGAAAGTATGTGAATAAGCGCCGTGACCTACATCGTGCAAGAGGGCTGTTGCCATGACTAAGAGACTTTCATGACGATTCCAAACTTCTGGATATTTTTCGTTAAAAATCTTTGTGATGCGTCTGGAAATTTCGTAGGCTCCAAGACAATGTGAAAAACGGCTGTGTTCGCCTCCATGAAAAGTATAGCCAGAAGTTCCCAGCTGTTTAATGCGGCGCAGTCGTTGAAATTCTTTAGTGTTTATTAAATCATAGATGACTTGGTGATCTACATGAATGTAATTGTGCACGGGATCACGAAATACTTTTTCAATCATGGCTCTATTATACCATAAAACAGAAGAAGACCACACTGAAAAAATTAAAGGAAAGAAAGGAAGAAATCTTTGAGATTTTCTGATAAAATAGAAAAGAAAAGCAGTAGATGAGGAGCTTATAGTGTGAAGATTAGAATCAAAAATCAGATACAGTTTGATGAACAAGTAGAACAAATTGATCAAACTTATGACGGAGAATGGCAGAAAAAGGGAGCTTATCATTACTTGCGTTTTGAAAATGAAGAGAATGAAAATGTTGTTTTGAAGTTTCAGGATGAAGAACTAGTCATGACACGCTTCTCTACTCCTAAATCTTTGATGCGGTTTATCAAAGGAGGAGAAGCTTTGATTGGAATTCCCACACCGGTCGGCATACAACAATTTATCACAAAAACAAGTCATTACCAGGTTGATTTGAAAAAGCAGACACTTGAACTGCATTATCAATTGAGAACACCTGATGGCGGTCGAACTTTTGCGGATTATCAAATGGAAATTTCGTGGAGGTAGAAAGTGATGGGAAGAATCCTTTTTAGTTTAGTAATAGCGGCTATTTTTATTCTCAGCAGATTTATTTGGTTTTTATAACAAGACAAAGCTTAATATGTTCTTTGACCTAACAGGGACACTTGTCATAGCGATTATTTTATTTATTGCGTCTTATTCTTTGCTGGGCAAAATAGATAGAAATTGAACTTTTTTGCTTGAAAAAATTGAAGAATTTGATATAATAAAAACACTCAAGGGAGTAGCTAGCGGGATATCCGTTACAAGGTCGTCAATACGAAAGCAATTTCCGGCCTTGTATGAAACAGCGAGACTTGTTACAGCAAACAGGTCTCTTTTTGTTTGTCAAAAAGAGATTAAAGGAGGAACTATTTTGTCGAAAGAACAAAAGCGCCAAGCGTTTTATACGCAAAGTTCGGAAGAAGTTTTAAAGAATTTGGAAACTTCTAATCAGGGTTTAACAAGCAATGAAGCTACTAAGCGTTTAGATGAGTATGGTCGCAATGAACTAGATGAAGGAGAAAAAAAATCCCTTCTGATGAAATTCGTTGAGCAATTCAAGGATTTGATGATTCTCATTTTGCTGATTGCTGCTATTCTTTCAGTTGTGACTTCAGGTGGTGAAGATATTGCAGATGCGATTATTATCCTAGCTGTGGTCATTATTAATGCCATTTTTGGAGTTTACCAAGAAGGCAAGGCAGAAGAAGCAATTGAAGCACTCAAATCTATGTCTAGCCCAGCTGCGCGTGCGCTGCGTGACGGGCATGTGACAGAAGTGGATTCTAAGGAATTAGTTCCAGGAGACATCGTTATACTGGAAGCTGGTGATGTGGTACCTGCTGATATGCGTCTTTTGGAAGCGAACACGTTGAAAATCGAAGAAGCAGCTCTGACTGGTGAATCTGTTCCTGTTGAAAAACATCTGACTGATGATGTAGCTGCGGATGCAGGACTGGGTGACCGCATCAATATGGCTTTCCAAAATTCAAATGTTACGTATGGACGGGGAATGGGTGTAGTTGTCAATACAGGTATGTATACGGAAGTTGGTCATATTGCTGGTATGCTTCAAAACGCTGATGAAACAGATACTCCACTCAAGCAAAATCTAAATGGTCTGTCAAAAGTGCTCACCTATGCGATTTTAATTATTGCAGCTATCACTTTTGTGGTTGGTGTATTTATTCAAGGAAAAGATCCACTGGGCGAATTGATGACATCAGTCGCACTTGCTGTTGCAGCGATTCCAGAGGGGCTTCCTGCTATTGTAACCATTGTCTTGGCACTTGGTACCCAAGTTTTGGCGAAGAGAAATTCTATTGTTAGAAAGCTTCCTGCAGTTGAAACGCTTGGCTCTACTGAAATTATTGCTTCTGATAAGACTGGTACGTTAACTATGAACAAAATGACAGTTGAGAAAGTCTTCTATGATGGTAGCTTGCACGAAGCAAAACAGGCTATTGAGCTTGGGCTCGACTTGCCTTTGCTACGCTCGGTTGTACTTGCTAATGACACTAAAATCGACCAAGAGGGGAAACTCATTGGTGACCCAACAGAAACAGCCTTTGTTCAGTATGCACTTGATAAGGGCTATGATGTTAAAGCTTTCTTAGAGCAATATCCTCGTGTAGCGGAGTTGCCGTTTGACTCGACCCGTAAGCTCATGTCAACTATTCATCCTTTGCCGGACGGTAGATTTTTGGTTGCTGTAAAAGGTGCGCCAGATCAACTCTTAAAACGTTGTGTGTCTCGTGACAAGGCAGGAACTATTGCGCAGATTGATGAGGCAACGACTCAGCTGATTAAAGATAATAATTCAGGTATGGCTCATCAAGCCTTGCGCGTGTTGGCTGGCGCCTACAAAATTATTGATGAAATCCCAGAAAACTTAACGTCTGAAAATCTTGAAAATGATTTAATTTTCACAGGTATGATTGGAATGATTGACCCTGAGCGTCTAGAAGCAGCAGAAGCCGTTCGCGTTGCCAAGGAAGCAGGGATTCGTCCAATTATGATTACGGGTGACCACCAAGCTACGGCGGAAGCCATTGCCAAACGTCTAGGAATTATCAATGATGATAGTAAAGACCATGTCATGACTGGTGCCGAGCTTAACGAATTGTCAGACGAAGAGTTTGAAAAAGTTGTTGGTCATTATTCTGTCTATGCGCGCGTATCACCTGAGCATAAAGTACGGATTGTCAAAGCATGGCAACATCAGGGGAAAGTTGTTGCTATGACCGGTGATGGTGTCAATGATGCACCAGCCCTGAAGACAGCCGATATCGGTATTGGAATG from the Streptococcus constellatus subsp. constellatus genome contains:
- the yidA gene encoding sugar-phosphatase, which gives rise to MSIKLVAVDIDGTLLNTKREVTPEVFSAVQDAKAAGVKIVIATGRPIPGVRTLLEELHLNEPGNYVITFNGGLVQDTVTGEEYIKEPLSYEDYLDIECLSRKLGVHMHAITKDGIYTANRNIGKYTVYEAGLVNMPVYYRTPEEMIDKEIVKIMYIDEPEILDQAITKLPKELYDKYTLVKSAPFYLEIVKKTVNKGAAVVHLAEKLGLTKEETMAIGDEENDRSMLEVVGNPVVMENGTDELKKIAKYITKSNDESGVAYAIREWVLN
- a CDS encoding HD domain-containing protein translates to MIEKVFRDPVHNYIHVDHQVIYDLINTKEFQRLRRIKQLGTSGYTFHGGEHSRFSHCLGAYEISRRITKIFNEKYPEVWNRHESLLVMATALLHDVGHGAYSHTFERLFDTDHEEITRQIITSPETEINQVLVQVSPDFPEKVASVINHTYPNKQVVQLISSQIDVDRMDYLLRDSYYTGASYGQFDLTRILRVICPVKNGIAFKRNGMHAVEDYVVSRYQMYMQVYFHPASRAMEVLLQNLLKRAKFLYEKQKDYFLLSSPNLIPFFEKRVTLKDYLALDDGVMNTYFQVWMTSPDTILSDLAQRFINRKVFKSIIFSEKNEKYLNIMRNLVAEVGFNPDYYTAIHRNFDLPYDFYRPHVENPRTQIEIVQKDGNLAELSTLSPIVESLAGTRHGDNRFYFPKEMLKDAGLFSENSKTFLSYIKNDQFIYGEAHKHEY
- a CDS encoding DUF1934 domain-containing protein — protein: MKIRIKNQIQFDEQVEQIDQTYDGEWQKKGAYHYLRFENEENENVVLKFQDEELVMTRFSTPKSLMRFIKGGEALIGIPTPVGIQQFITKTSHYQVDLKKQTLELHYQLRTPDGGRTFADYQMEISWR
- a CDS encoding cation-translocating P-type ATPase, encoding MSKEQKRQAFYTQSSEEVLKNLETSNQGLTSNEATKRLDEYGRNELDEGEKKSLLMKFVEQFKDLMILILLIAAILSVVTSGGEDIADAIIILAVVIINAIFGVYQEGKAEEAIEALKSMSSPAARALRDGHVTEVDSKELVPGDIVILEAGDVVPADMRLLEANTLKIEEAALTGESVPVEKHLTDDVAADAGLGDRINMAFQNSNVTYGRGMGVVVNTGMYTEVGHIAGMLQNADETDTPLKQNLNGLSKVLTYAILIIAAITFVVGVFIQGKDPLGELMTSVALAVAAIPEGLPAIVTIVLALGTQVLAKRNSIVRKLPAVETLGSTEIIASDKTGTLTMNKMTVEKVFYDGSLHEAKQAIELGLDLPLLRSVVLANDTKIDQEGKLIGDPTETAFVQYALDKGYDVKAFLEQYPRVAELPFDSTRKLMSTIHPLPDGRFLVAVKGAPDQLLKRCVSRDKAGTIAQIDEATTQLIKDNNSGMAHQALRVLAGAYKIIDEIPENLTSENLENDLIFTGMIGMIDPERLEAAEAVRVAKEAGIRPIMITGDHQATAEAIAKRLGIINDDSKDHVMTGAELNELSDEEFEKVVGHYSVYARVSPEHKVRIVKAWQHQGKVVAMTGDGVNDAPALKTADIGIGMGITGTEVSKGASDMILADDNFATIIVAVEEGRKVFSNIQKTIQYLLSANTAEVLTIFLATLFGWDVLQPVHLLWINLVTDTFPAIALGVEPAEPGVMTHKPRGRKSSFFSGGVMSSIIYQGFLQGALVLGVYAYALMNPVHVGDMRAIHADALTMSFATLGLIQLFHAFNVKSVYQSLLTVGPFKSKTFNWSILVSFILLASTILIEPLEGIFHVTKLDLSQWTAVLIGSFSMIIIVEIVKFIQRKLGFDQNAI